The DNA region CTCAAACGCGAACTCGCCGGGCGCTATCAACTCGGCGAAGAACACCACAATATTTGTGGGCGTAAAATAGGTGTGACGTGTGTTGAAGATGCCGAAGCACTCTTTGACAAACTGGGAATGGCTGATCCCGATAGCTTTGAGGTGCGGGACGAACGCCTGCCTTATTGGGCAACGCTTTGGGATTCTGCGCTTGTTTTATCCGATGTTCTGCTCGCGGATAATCTGATCGCGCCGGGCGAATCCGTGCTTGAACTCGGCTGTGGATTGGGCCTTGTCTCATCTATTGCCTGTCTCAAACGCGCGCGTGTCACGGCCACGGATTACCAGCCCGATGCACTCAAGTTTGCGCAACTCAACGGGTTGCAAATTGCGGGCATTGTTCCCAGGACAATGCTCATCGACTGGCGTTCTCCACCGCAAGATCAACACTATGCCACCTTGTTGGGTGCAGATCTCGTGTACGAACCGCGTTTTTTCGATCCTCTTATCGCCACATTCGACGCCCTTCTCGCACCGGGAGGGCGCGTTTTATTTTCTGAACCCAATCGCATCTTAGGCAGACCTTTTTTTGATCGTTTATGCAATGCGGGCTGGGCGTTTTCCACTATAACCGAGCGGGAAGGGGCGACAGTGTATGAGATTGTGAGAGGTGATTAGAACACATCCAATGCCGCTGCTTCGATCTCTTTTCGCAATGCTTTCTCTTCTTCTTTGTCGAGCGGACGTGTAGGCTTGACGGGATCGCCGCACTCGATTCCCTGCCAGCGCAATACGGCGCGTACGCTGCCGTGTCCACTGTATTTTTGACAAATCCGAATTAGTTCATTCACGTCTGACTGCAATGTGCGTGCCGTGTCCAAATCGCGTTTGTTCACCGCTTCGTAAATGCCCACAAAATGCGCGGGCATCACATTGTAAAACGTGCCAATACCTCCCTGAGCACCTACCGCAATGCCCGATAGGGCCACTTCGTCATGTCCGTTAAAAATATGCGGTTTATGCGGTCCGTTGAGTATGCGTTCCATTAAGAACAGGTTGAAATTTGTGAACTTAATGCCCACTACGCCTTCGAGTGCGAGCATCTGGTTGATTTGTTCAAACGAATACTCCTGATGCGTGACCACGGGGATGTAATACACAAAGACCGGCAAGTTTGCCGCTGAACTCAGCGCGCTGTAATACGCCAGTA from Gemmatimonadota bacterium includes:
- a CDS encoding methyltransferase, coding for MSVQKEIYALKRELAGRYQLGEEHHNICGRKIGVTCVEDAEALFDKLGMADPDSFEVRDERLPYWATLWDSALVLSDVLLADNLIAPGESVLELGCGLGLVSSIACLKRARVTATDYQPDALKFAQLNGLQIAGIVPRTMLIDWRSPPQDQHYATLLGADLVYEPRFFDPLIATFDALLAPGGRVLFSEPNRILGRPFFDRLCNAGWAFSTITEREGATVYEIVRGD